The following is a genomic window from uncultured Draconibacterium sp..
TGGACACGATTTAGTAACTCCGGTGGGCGGCTTGAAAGAGTTGTTGAATATGGTAAATGATAATCCGGATACATTTGAATCGGAAGATTTATTGGAGTTGGTGCCTTCGTTAAAAGGAGCGGTAGATGATACTTATTTTCTACTTACAAATTTATTGTCGTGGGCAAAAAATCAGGGCGGAAATTATAATGTTGGGATCGAAAGTTGTAATGTTCTTGAAATTGTAAATCAGAACCTTTCTTTTCTTCAAAATAGTATTGCAAAAAAATCAATTCAAATTCAAACTCAAATTGCAGCTGATTTGGTCATTCAGTTCGACAGGAATATGTTTGGAATGGTTGTGCGAAATCTGATTTCGAATGCCGTGAAATTTACTCCGGGAAATGGAAATATCTACATTTATACTGAAGAGCGTGATGGTAAATTAATCTTTTGTGTAAAAGATACCGGGATCGGAATTTCTAAAGAGAACCAGAAAAAGCTGTTTGGCAAGGAATATGTTTCTACATTTGGAACGGATAATGAAAAAGGAACCGGCCTTGGACTTCACTTGTGCAAAGAGTTTGTTGAGAAAAACAACAGCGAACTGATGGTAGAAAGCAAGGAGAACGAAGGAAGTCTGTTTGCATTTTTTATTTCGGAGAAGATGTGATAAGTTCTATTTTATCGCCACTGGCAAATTATTTAACACTGTAAAACCGCTTTTTTCATAGAAAGGATTCGACCTTTTTTGTTGAATTCGATAAAAGAGAAAAGGTCGTTTCAAATACTTTTTTGAGACGACCTTTTTTATACGTTAATGTGAATGCGTTATTAATACTCCAAAACAAATTCCTCTTTCGGATTACGCACTTTCTTCATTGGTGCTAACCAATCGCCTTCGTTGTCGCGATATCCTAAAGGAAGCATTGTCACACTTTTCAGACCTTTTGATTTTAGATCAAGCAGGTCATCCAATTCTTCAGTTGTAAATCCTTCCATTGGTGTACAATCTACTTTTTGTTCGGCGGCTTGTGCAATTGCCAATCCAAAGCCAATGTAGGCCTGACGGGCAGTATGTACAAAATTTTCTTCGGCTGATTGTGGCAAATATGTTGCTTTTAGCTTGTCGGTGTATGATCCAAAACGCCCGCGAGGCAACCCTCGTTCATCGGTTGTTCTGTTGTAAATTTCATCAATTCGTTCTTCAGTATAACGATCCCACGCTGCAAAAACCAACAGGTGCGAACACTCTGCAACTATTTCCTGTCCCCATGCAATCGGAACGATTTTATCTTTTAACTCCTGATCGGTGATTACTATTACACGAAACTGCTGCAATCCTGAAGAAGTAGGAGCAAGACGTGCTGCCTCAATAATTTTATCTACATCTTCCTGTGCTACTTTTTTGGTGGGGTCGTACTTTTTAGTGGCATATCTCCACTGTAAATTTTCTAATAATGACATTGTTACTTATTTTTGACTTTAATAATTGAAGCCCTATTTGGCTCTGTTTAATATTTTTAAAACTAATTCCTTTAGCTGCATTAAATCTTCAGGCGTAATTCCCATGGCTTTTACAACCTTATGCGGAGCTTTTGCTGCTTTGGTTTGTAATTGTTTACCACTCTTGGTAAGCGAGATTTCCACAACACGCTCATCCTTGCTGTTTCGTTTGCGCGAGATCAAACCTTTTGTGGCCATTCGCTTTAGTAATGGGGTGATTGTTCCATTATCGAGATTTAGTTTATCTCCAATTTCATTTACCTTTTGCGGTTCATTTTCCCACAAAACTATCATTGCCAGATATTGTGGATAAGTAAGATCAAGCTCTTCAAGAATCGGTCGGTACACACTAATAATTTCGCGCGATAAGGCATAAATAGGGAAGCATACCTGACTCTTTAACTTTAACTCATCATCCATCTACTAAAACATTTATTGTGCAAATATAGTGTAAAATAAAATCGCACACGATATAATAGTGTGAAATGTAATTGATTTTGAAAAATATTAATATTCAGGAAATAGTTGTGACTATAAATGGAAGTTGAGTTTTATTAAAACAGAAGAATGAATTATTCTTTTCATAAATGACAATTGGGTTTAATGCCGTTCATTTTTCAATTGGTCTTTAAAAATCTTCTTGAATTTTTCCAGTTTCGGAGTTACTACAAATTGGCAGTAGCCTTGCGTTTTGTTGCGCGAGTAATAGTTTATGTGGTAATCTTCGGCAATATAAAACTTCTCGAATTCGGTAATTTCGGTAACAATTGGTCTGCCATAAACTTCTTCTTTTTCAAAAAGACTGATAACGCGTTCTGCCACCTCTTTTTGTTCTTCGTTATGATAGAAGATTACCGAACGGTATTGCGGACCTACATCGTTGCCTTGTCTGTTTAAAGTTGTCGGGTCGTGTGTCATAAAAAACACTTCCAGAATTTCGGAATAGCTCACCACTGCCGGATCAAAAGTAATTTGTACTACTTCGGCGTGGCCAGTTGTTCCTTCGCAAACCTGTTTATATGTGGGCTTTTTTACATGTCCTCCGCTGTAACCCGGTTTTACATCAACAACTCCTTTTAATTCCAGATAAATGGCTTCGGTACACCAAAAGCATCCTCCGCCTAATGTGGCTTTCTGCAAATCTTTACT
Proteins encoded in this region:
- a CDS encoding NAD(P)H-dependent oxidoreductase produces the protein MSLLENLQWRYATKKYDPTKKVAQEDVDKIIEAARLAPTSSGLQQFRVIVITDQELKDKIVPIAWGQEIVAECSHLLVFAAWDRYTEERIDEIYNRTTDERGLPRGRFGSYTDKLKATYLPQSAEENFVHTARQAYIGFGLAIAQAAEQKVDCTPMEGFTTEELDDLLDLKSKGLKSVTMLPLGYRDNEGDWLAPMKKVRNPKEEFVLEY
- a CDS encoding MarR family transcriptional regulator; the encoded protein is MDDELKLKSQVCFPIYALSREIISVYRPILEELDLTYPQYLAMIVLWENEPQKVNEIGDKLNLDNGTITPLLKRMATKGLISRKRNSKDERVVEISLTKSGKQLQTKAAKAPHKVVKAMGITPEDLMQLKELVLKILNRAK
- the msrA gene encoding peptide-methionine (S)-S-oxide reductase MsrA, which encodes MSKDLQKATLGGGCFWCTEAIYLELKGVVDVKPGYSGGHVKKPTYKQVCEGTTGHAEVVQITFDPAVVSYSEILEVFFMTHDPTTLNRQGNDVGPQYRSVIFYHNEEQKEVAERVISLFEKEEVYGRPIVTEITEFEKFYIAEDYHINYYSRNKTQGYCQFVVTPKLEKFKKIFKDQLKNERH